The genomic DNA GTAACTGATAGATGCTGTCTTGGATTTTCAGTAGCGGCGTGCGGATGTTACAGTGTTCAAGCTGCATACAGAATTCGCCATCTTTTTCGTGTGAGCAGTCGGTGATGGCAAGCGGGCCTTCGATGCTTTCGATAATTTGCGCAATCGTAATCTGCCTTGCACTTCGTGCCAGGAGATACCCTCCTTTGGGACCATTATGGCTTTCGATGAGGCCGTTCTTTGAGAGAACCTGAAGGACCTTCGCCAACAATTCCAAGGGAATGTTGTATTCTTCTGCGATCTCTTTCGTATTCACCACGCGGCCAGGAGT from Nitrospira sp. includes the following:
- a CDS encoding Transcriptional regulator, BadM/Rrf2 family, with protein sequence MLKISKKADYALMALQHIASVQFGDVTPGRVVNTKEIAEEYNIPLELLAKVLQVLSKNGLIESHNGPKGGYLLARSARQITIAQIIESIEGPLAITDCSHEKDGEFCMQLEHCNIRTPLLKIQDSIYQLLNNMTLGDMMGGTPLITIQSPSAQGVER